agcacaatatgcataccaatatgcaaactgttgtggcgTAATCCAGgttcggaaaccaagtttgcataccggtatgcgaacggttttaactgttaaagttcgggaaccaagtttgcataccagtatgcgaacagttttacCTGGGgtaggtccgggacgacagtatgcatgccggtttgcgaactgtcggacaagaccaaagtccggaacttaagtttacgTACCCGCTTGCAAACTTAgttggttatgttctaaaatcggttaagtatgatttcatacccatgaacaaatacattaataaattaaggaatgcaatctttacaaaccgtggcttaatgttcatgaattgattcttgaataaGTACGTTATACAATCATGAAGCAAATCCGATTTTGCTTGaactgtatcttgtatacttctatgagaatataaaaaattgaacaactctatgagtaacaaaattagattcacttgattatcattttattagaatAAACTTTTCTAtgagagacatatttgtttataaagtcttcgattttgggtcataacaacacttgggtgagatcagctaagggaatcaagtgcgtagagtcctgctgggattcagaggcgtaagaaacacgattgtaccttaatcggtgtgagacttggttagggctcaactatattccaatccgaagttaacttgtattaagctagtgtctgtagtgtcttaatacagtgtggtgtgcaaatctgaactaggtcatgaggattttatgcatttgcggttttatcgttaacaaaacttttgatgtctgtgttattacttttccgcattatatttgcttatataattgaaatatcacaggttgtgcatagttcaatcaattggtaaatccgacttttggttgttgattgaaattggttgacaccttaacattggtctttggtatcgttcaagttatttctcacatcaatcaggctcacatatttctGTCTGTTCGATtggagattgtattgagaaattgagatataactcagatgtttttccttgattgagtctgactgtctagttgattttcttggaattatattggagttagtctatacagatttccgaacgaaatattgggtgtggttgttagaccccagttTTCCACATTGCTACTACTTCCATTAACTGCTTTGTCTCTTGGTTTGAACTCGGTCGTGATGATGTCACTAACTTTCCACGTGTTCTCACCTCTTATTGGTGGTAGGTATCTCGATAAAAGATAGAAGATTCCTTGAGCTCTTTTACAGTATTTTACATGATCTTCCTTTTCATACTTCGATCTTTACAAAATTTTCCACACGGTTGGTGAGTATTTTACCCTCACAATTCACAATATTATCAAAGACGGTAATATAACTGTTTTTCTTTATGGTACTGTTAATTATGTGTTGTATCTCGGGTAGTTGTGGTTCTAGAGATGATAATCGATATCAACATACTCAATAATACAATGTATTCCCTAACAATGAACCTTACGATTGAATTTGAGTTGAAAGCTTCAAATTTGTAGCGGTAATCTGGTCATGAATTCTATCCCAACATTCTGTTAAATCGAGAGATAAAGACGAACATGCACTACGAGTGTATTTGTTTTTTGCTGACTCAGTGTAAGAATCTGACTTGACCTCTGACTTGATGGAGTCAGTCAGTctgtttgtttttgattttgagtcAGATCCGACTCGTGATCTGACTCAAACCTAACCCCTGTttcggacccatttgagtcaaggaaaaaaaaaacaacccctGACTCCTGAGATCAAGCCACTGACTTACGTATTTTATGAGACAGACGAGTCATATCTGACACAAAAAATAAACATATTGAATCAGATTCACAAGAGTATGGAGATATCAGTGAGATTCGGACGATTCAGTAAAAACAACCAAGGTGTTTTAGTTCTCAGTCTTATGACtaacaaaaccagcagaaactggcTGTCTTAAACATCAAGCTGGAACGGTTCGAACCTAATAACTTTTCATGAGGAGTTGGGCTGGACTATCACAGTCCCGACTCCCGAGTATCAAACGGGAAGAAAATAAATTAGACATATTCAACTGTTTCCATCTACAttttccctttcttcttcttcttcttcttcttcttcttctagattTGGCTCTTTAATTCCCAAAGGTGCAATTATCGTTCAAAATTACAACCAAACTGACCAGTTAGCATTGAATGCCAGAACTGGAGCTCTAACAATTTGCTTGGTAGAACCAGAGTGTAACCCTAACATTCATTTCATGGTAAGATTTCGATCTAGACCTAATTTTTGTAAGAAATCCATAAATAATGGCGTGAAAATAGTCCGATAACAGATTGAGGGTTTTAATGCGAACATTTTTTTGTACATTTCATTGTATTATTGCGAGAAATTTACATACATTTGTTTCATGATTCGCTCATTTCCTTActggtgattgaatgtttctaGGCAAATACATCACGCTCTTATTTGACGTGTATACGAAACACACTGGAAGCTGCTATGTGCTTGCAGGTATTTGCTTGGTTGCATTTAGTTGTTTTGGTATTTATCTCTTTGAATAAAATGAATTAAAGATCAAGACttcttttgatttagtttttaatGGTAAGAAAGTTATTGGTATCAACTGAGGAAACGGACATCACAATTCTTTTCGCTTTGCCATAGAGATGTGTCTTTTTGCAGACCTCAAGTATCATTATGGTTTTAATTACATGTCTCTTGCTCAAATTCGCTCTTATTATGCTACAAAATCAAATGACACTAATTCGGAAACTTATGCATGTAGCTTACTGCATTGGTTAGAGATGCTATAGGGTTTTTCTTTTCATCCATTCATTTTCTTGTTGCGTGCAGAATTTTCCTTGCCAAGAAGTTGAAAGACATAACAAGCCGGAGGTTGAGCTAAAGTGAGTTTCTCTCTTGTGAAGTGTCAACTAGTTACAGTTGTGTGTTCTTTTTGGATTGTACTTCTGGTTGTTGTTCAGAACACCAATAATGATTTGCTTGAAATTACCTGAAATTGTGCTTTGCATTTTTCAGAACCAGCCCAGAACTTCTACTAAATCCTGTAAGTATTTTCTTTGTGGAAGCAATTGGCGAGTCTATTTTTAACTCCTCAGTCTCTCCTTTAGTGTGACTGCAGATTTAATAAACATATGGTTGGTCTCCTTTTCTGCAGATTAAATTATTTTCTATATGTTTGTTGAGCTTAGAACACAATAGTTTTATATTAGTTTAAGAAATGGAACATGGATGTTCCTTTACAATATTCTTATTATTTGTTCTCCTTCATGTTTCTGTCCATATTTGATTCAAAACTAGAATTTCTGCCCATATTTGATTTCAAATCTAGAGTCTTGTTCAAAAGATTGAATTTGGCATAAGTTTCTTCCCCCCACCTATTCCCGCCTCAGAACATCTAACATCAGGTTCTTTTGTTTTTCCTGAAACAAAAGAGTCCAGGCAATCATAGGCTATAAATTAATCTGGGTCATGAATTCGTCTCTGTTTCACTATAGGGCCTTCCTTTGGAGACGAGGCCGCTTAAATCTAAACACTTGTCCATATTTTCTGAAGTAGAGTGTTCATTAGGCTTGTGCTTGAATGGTATGGGTAAAATATCACTTGATGCGAAACTGCAAATGTCAGAAGTGGTGTTTTGTGGGCTTTTTGTTAGATTTTGATTGTATAGTTAGGAACCAATTAAGTAGGCAAAAGTGCCATTTAAAATTTGCCTGTTTCAGAAGAAGTGCAAATTTTAGTAGCCTTTTTGTCTTTCAATATCGAAGGTTCAATACAATTTACAGTTTAATTCTAACAATGACTCCTTCAAACAAGGCATTTTGAGATTCTGCCATGCTAAACTTCATACCGAGAAAAGCTTAGGTTGGTTTTACTTTCTTGAGTCTCACTGTAATACGATTATATGACAACTAGAGTTAAATGTTTTGTACACACGACAACTAAATGTACCTATTAAAGTTACACTTCACACTGCTAGTcattcaagtaaacaaaactgaaacatacctttttattgtTGGGAATTATTCACGTACAAAGGGCAATGCCAAAGAATGTGGAAAATCAGGTAGAAAAGGAAAACTGTATGTAAAATAAACAAATTGCAAGGGGAGCATCCCAAGAAAACAACAATTCCTGGGTTTTACATTCCAAACCATTGATCTAGAGTAGCTCACAGATTTGTATGCCAAAGTGATTTTCTCCactgtttattttttttaagaaaggAGGTGTTGTTGACATTGTTAAATTGACGTCATCTTGTACTTTTGAccccaattttttatggggacCCGAAGAAAGAAACTAATTTTTTTGTGCAATGCTCTTCACATTACGCATTACACCCCCACCAAAACATAGTGCAGTTTGAGGTATATAACCTCATCATCTATCGGTTtgaatttcaaccattgacaacgAATGATTGATTTTCAAACCGGTAGATGGTGAGGTTATATGTCAGAGAATTTGCTGTTTTTTTTGGAGAGTGTAGGACACAACTAGAAGATCTGATTACGACAAATTAGCTTCTTACTTGTTTTCACTTTTCATTCGGGCCCTATACAAAAATTACGGCGGAAAGTGTAAGATAGTGTCAATTTAACAATGTCAACGTGTGATAGAGTAGTTATGGACAGACTTAACTCTCTGAATATTGTATGCCCTAAAAGAGGGTAATGGATAGCCCTTTTTGGTGTAATGGTGGGTCCCCCATAAACAAGAGAAAAATGCCTCATATGAGAGGGCAGTTTCGGTGGAGTTTAAACGGTTGGCCTTTTGCGTCAAAGTGTTAATATGGTTCTTGCTCAGTTATCCTCAAACTAAATATGTCGCATTCAGATGTCCAGATACTACTTGTACTATAATGGCTTGTTTGTGTATAGTAGAATGTTAACACATATTGTCATCCTGTGAAGTTCTCATGGTTCATCAGGCTATGCTTCCCTCTATTGTGACTTATCCTTGTGCATGATGTACACCCAAGTGAAAGAAATAATAGATAAACAAatgatagtaataataataattcacaTCAAGTGAGACTAATGTATTCCTAACCGTTACCTGGTACTGTAACCATTACCAACAGGCCATTTCGTGATTCTATCTTTGTACAGCGTGCCATATTGTTAATATGATTTTGTCCGTTTGTTGCATAACTTTCTTCAAAATTGGGATCTTTTCGCAGTAGAGTTAAGAAACGTAATTGATTGTTTCCTTTACTGTATTTTATCTAATTGAAATGGTATTTGTCTATTATATTAACTTTTGGGTGAATGACTACTTGATAACTTTGCCGTTGTTGTCTTAGGTGTTGATCTGTCGAAATGAGGCTGAAAAATGCTTAATAGAGATATCCATTAACTCCCTGCGCATAAGTATCAAGGTATTAAATACTTTTCTCTTCTGTTATTTGATGTTTGTGATGTTCATTATTCTAAGATATCATtctttatatgtatatatatatatatatatatatatttgcaatAGCATGTCATCTTAACCTGCACGCACgtatttcaattttcaaatcAAGTTCTTGTTGTGGTATACTGCTACACCTATCCAATAGTTGTTGTATTATGTAAATGCTGAAGTTTTGTACTCGATGAACCTCGTCGATTGTTCGTGTTATTTAGATTTGGTGGAAAAAACTAGTATAAGATTTGACGTGCAACCGGTGTGGTTGTATTTATGCATCCACGGATGCACCCTTTGAAGAACTCAAAATATCTCCAACATAACAGTTTTTTTAGCACAATGTCATGTTAATACATAGTAGATATAGTAAGTGACGCATAGCACTATATGTGTACTGGAGTTACAAAGATATTTCGGGAATCTGAAAATTTATAGCATGTTATttcttctttcattgtattttgtTGATCTATATCTCCATATATGCTTATTCATTGCTTCTTGTTTAGGTTAAGCAGGCAGATGAGCTTGAAAACATACTAACGAAGAAATTTCTTAGATTTTTGTCGATGAGGGCAGAAGCTTTTCAAGTATTGAGGAGAAAACCTGTACAGGTATGTGTTGGCTCCTTGCATACCAATCTCTCAGTAGAATCTTTCTTGTTTCATTTATCTTGACTCAGTTCTACAGTAGCATGTGACATTTATGGCTTGCATGGATCCTGATCCTAATAAATCTTGAAATAGGATGCATTTTTAATTTAACTTACACTAAACAAGAAAGTACGTGATTTTGCAGTCATATACTGCAGAGCATAATGTATATGTAACTTACACTAAATCTTGTGGTCTTAATGTATATGTAATTAAGACCACAAGCACAAGCGACAAGTGGGAATTGATTCAATAGATGTAGTAATCATAATTTTATGCGTACATAGTATCAAGTAGTATCCCATTACCATTATCCATATCCAGGATTGCAAATGGTTCTTGACGGTATATTGGACCCATCCAAGGAACTGGTCAAGGATAATGAAAGATAAGGTCTTATATTATCTAAATTGAAGTCGAATTGAACTCTCTGCACAATCTTGTTTGTGTCTCAAATTTGACATCTTTGTTTCATGGTCATGAATAACACCTTGCGGAGCTGTTGAAGGAACACTCTGTTTTGATTTACCGATGGTGTCAGACTAGAGTTGGGCTTTGTTCTGGATTCCCtttttttcattttgtgttgttttctttttcatcttgtgttgttttctttttctattcaGTAGTGAGAAAGTATTCTTTTTGCTCAGATTTTATTTGACATGTAATGTCCTTTAATATCCTTTGGCGAGAATCGTCCAAGCTTGCCCACACTTTAGGATTGTACCGATTTTGGCATCTGAGCTGGTTTTTGCTTATCATGTTTGCTCATCAACCATCTATGTCGCTCTCCTGTTATGTTGTATCTCTGACGAGTTGTCTTTCAAATGTTActgaaaattctcagattattTTGTGAGCTTGATAACCGGAAGGGAACTGTCGTGTACTAATGCCGTTATTTTTGCATCATTTATTCATTTTGCAGGGATATGACATTAGTTTTCTTGTTACAAACTATCACTGCGAAGATATGCAAAAGCACAAGCTTATAGATTTTATTGTGCAATTCATGGAGGCAAGATCTCTATATGCTTAATATATCTTCCTTTTCCTTTGCTTGATTACCTAACCTAATTGTAGATTTTTGTAAGGTGTTTTTATATGTATACTATTGGTTTTCCCAGTTAAAAGTTCTAGAATATAAAGAAAGTGGATTTTGATATTTCGACTGCTTTAGCAGGCTACTTTTTGATATATCACAATTGTAGAATAGATAATCCTCTTAAGGTTTCGGGTTAGCAACTTCAGACTTGTTGTGCATCAGAACAAACTTTTGATCATTTTActatgagatcaaaagtaccaaatTAGCTTTAAGCGTCTTTACTTTTGTCAATGCGCTTGCAGTATCTATAACTTCATTTGTATCTTTCTCTTTGTGCAGAAATGTTAATTTCCTAATATTAATTCTCTAAATGCAGGATATTGACAAGGAGATAAGTGAGCTGAAGATGTCCGTGAATACACGAGGAAGACTTGTCGCAACAGAATTTCTTAAACAATTTTTGTGATATCCCGTCCAGGCGCACTAATGCCTCAAGAGTTCTGAACACTTACAGGGGACTCCTTTGTCTGGAGAGATCAGACATGTTATACAAGGCTTTCTCCCAAATCATCCAGCTTAGTATTTTTGTAAACATGTAAAAATGGAATTATGTACtacatattttattgttattttcttCACTTCCAGTGTTAATTGTAACGATCTGTGATTCTGTGGTCACTGGTCATTTATTTTTTCGGTTTGCTCAAAGTCTCTTTTTTGTCCTTTCGACCCAAATTCTAGAACGATGTGGGTGTGGTCCACCTTAGACTCCAGTCAACAATACGCGACTGATCTGGACTCTTAAATAGCAAAATCTGGTCTCCCTAGCAGCAACCATCCTCTTGTTCACACTAAAGTGACTAAACAGATCGACACCAGATTACCTCTCTCTTCTCCAAATTTCTGGTCGACACCAGATtgg
This genomic stretch from Papaver somniferum cultivar HN1 chromosome 5, ASM357369v1, whole genome shotgun sequence harbors:
- the LOC113283010 gene encoding actin-related protein 2/3 complex subunit 4-like: MANTSRSYLTCIRNTLEAAMCLQNFPCQEVERHNKPEVELKTSPELLLNPVLICRNEAEKCLIEISINSLRISIKVKQADELENILTKKFLRFLSMRAEAFQVLRRKPVQGYDISFLVTNYHCEDMQKHKLIDFIVQFMEDIDKEISELKMSVNTRGRLVATEFLKQFL